The bacterium genome includes a region encoding these proteins:
- a CDS encoding tetratricopeptide repeat protein — MNNPYENQGFDPEITIKDCEKKIQENPQDTGSYFVLGNILTLEKKYNESIEIYKKLLEIEPENTDALVSLGSLLFLIGELSESEKTLNKAANIEPDNSLVFLNLAGLFAKKHNYTNAIINYKKAIKIDPKNPEIYSGLGIIFQELQKYEDAIDSYKKAIKINPKNPEYFINLASVYEETYELDKAINNYLTAVNLNKNDYKSLVCIANSYSELKKFEEAFSYYEKAIDIAPNYYKIFLCYGISKSESGKTAEAINYYKEAIILNPNDIKTYIILANTLAEENHYEEAIKNYEKAIEIDNTSTIAHLALGNTLTLTNDLENAINHYRIALKLEPENQEINLLYAEAIEEYTKNAIKHLDEADKEQSNENEITPSEIPLKTNNQGEEQDT, encoded by the coding sequence ATGAACAATCCGTATGAAAATCAGGGTTTTGATCCTGAAATAACAATTAAAGATTGTGAAAAAAAGATTCAGGAAAATCCTCAAGACACTGGATCTTATTTTGTATTAGGAAATATACTGACTCTCGAAAAAAAATACAACGAGTCTATAGAAATATATAAAAAACTCCTTGAGATAGAACCTGAAAATACAGATGCTCTGGTCAGTCTCGGGAGTCTTTTGTTTTTAATCGGAGAATTATCCGAATCTGAAAAAACTCTAAACAAAGCCGCAAACATAGAACCTGATAATTCGCTGGTATTTTTAAATCTGGCAGGGCTTTTCGCTAAAAAACACAATTATACAAACGCTATAATTAATTATAAAAAAGCAATAAAAATTGATCCGAAAAATCCTGAAATCTATTCAGGACTCGGTATTATTTTTCAGGAACTGCAAAAATATGAGGATGCTATAGACAGCTATAAAAAAGCGATAAAAATTAATCCGAAAAATCCTGAATATTTTATAAATTTAGCAAGTGTTTATGAAGAAACTTACGAATTAGACAAAGCAATAAATAATTATCTTACAGCAGTAAATCTAAATAAAAATGATTATAAGTCCCTTGTTTGTATTGCGAATTCATATTCTGAGTTGAAAAAATTTGAAGAAGCTTTTAGTTATTATGAAAAAGCGATAGATATTGCTCCGAATTATTATAAAATATTCTTGTGCTATGGAATTTCTAAATCAGAATCAGGAAAGACCGCAGAAGCTATTAATTATTATAAAGAAGCAATAATTCTTAATCCGAATGATATAAAAACATATATTATTCTTGCAAACACTTTAGCTGAAGAAAATCACTACGAAGAAGCAATAAAAAATTACGAAAAAGCGATAGAAATCGACAATACAAGCACAATAGCACATCTTGCGCTTGGAAATACACTGACTTTAACAAATGATCTCGAAAATGCAATAAACCACTACCGAATTGCACTTAAACTTGAGCCGGAAAATCAAGAAATTAATCTTTTGTATGCAGAAGCAATTGAAGAATATACAAAAAATGCCATAAAACATTTAGATGAAGCGGATAAAGAGCAGAGCAACGAAAATGAGATTACCCCCTCTGAAATTCCGCTCAAAACAAATAATCAGGGAGAGGAGCAAGACACATGA
- the rpsR gene encoding 30S ribosomal protein S18, protein MNPRDRRKFKPCSFCADKIDDLDYKDTIRIKRYLTERGKIIPRRITGNCSYHQRMLAQAVKKARETALIAYIFEG, encoded by the coding sequence ATGAACCCAAGAGACAGAAGAAAATTTAAACCTTGCAGTTTTTGCGCAGACAAAATCGATGATCTTGATTACAAAGATACGATCAGAATAAAAAGATATTTAACCGAAAGAGGAAAAATTATTCCTAGAAGAATTACCGGAAATTGCTCTTATCACCAGAGAATGTTAGCGCAAGCTGTTAAAAAAGCAAGAGAAACAGCTTTAATTGCGTATATTTTCGAAGGTTAG
- a CDS encoding TIGR01212 family radical SAM protein (This family includes YhcC from E. coli K-12, an uncharacterized radical SAM protein.): MEFFKDSDKRYYQYSRHLKELFNCKVYKVTLDAGFSCPNRDGTTSSGGCIFCEDGGSFSQAHCGKLSINEQLNTSIKKLSERFGAKKFISYFQAYSNTYAPVEKLKSLYDEAVSHPEVVGLSIGTRPDCVDEEKIRLINSYTKTHHVWVEYGLQSIHNKTLKLINRGHSAEDFIKAVELTRKYGENIKICTHVIIGLPSETREEMLETAKVLASLGIDGIKIHLLCALKDTELEQMYIRGEFNPISAEEYIDIVCDYLEILPQKTVIHRLAGNGLKKILVAPKWLPEKFKVLNLIDRELERRGTFQSSKFSSYSALKK; encoded by the coding sequence TTGGAATTTTTTAAAGACTCTGATAAAAGATATTATCAATATAGCCGACATCTAAAAGAATTATTTAACTGCAAAGTGTATAAAGTAACTTTAGATGCAGGGTTTAGCTGCCCAAATCGAGACGGAACAACATCATCGGGCGGATGTATTTTTTGTGAAGACGGAGGGTCGTTTTCTCAAGCTCACTGCGGCAAGCTTTCAATAAACGAACAACTTAATACAAGTATAAAAAAATTATCTGAAAGATTTGGCGCAAAAAAATTTATTTCTTATTTTCAAGCCTACAGTAACACTTATGCACCTGTAGAAAAATTAAAATCACTCTATGACGAAGCTGTTTCACATCCTGAAGTTGTGGGACTTTCTATTGGAACACGTCCTGATTGTGTAGATGAAGAAAAAATAAGATTAATAAATTCATATACAAAAACTCATCATGTTTGGGTGGAATATGGCTTGCAGTCAATACACAATAAGACTTTAAAACTCATAAACAGGGGGCATTCTGCTGAAGATTTTATAAAAGCAGTAGAACTTACACGAAAATACGGAGAAAATATAAAAATTTGCACTCACGTAATAATTGGACTTCCTTCTGAGACAAGAGAAGAAATGCTTGAAACAGCAAAAGTGCTTGCATCTTTGGGTATAGATGGAATAAAAATACATCTTTTATGTGCCTTAAAAGATACAGAGCTTGAACAAATGTATATTAGGGGAGAATTTAATCCGATTTCTGCCGAGGAATATATTGATATTGTTTGCGATTATTTGGAAATATTACCTCAAAAAACTGTAATACACAGACTTGCAGGAAATGGATTAAAAAAAATTCTTGTTGCACCGAAATGGCTGCCGGAAAAGTTCAAAGTTTTAAACCTTATCGACAGGGAATTAGAAAGACGCGGAACTTTTCAGTCATCAAAGTTTAGTAGCTATAGTGCTCTGAAAAAGTAA